Proteins from a single region of Ziziphus jujuba cultivar Dongzao chromosome 1, ASM3175591v1:
- the LOC107429883 gene encoding peptidyl-prolyl cis-trans isomerase CYP37, chloroplastic isoform X1, whose translation MAFPLPSAIATHKLALNVRVPSSTRRQILKPTHFIFCFNSKIPERSARFRIPCLSIKDVSKELADQPDIPISLNMPTKRHKKKLERLIAVILLFIQFSCPIPFVGWDSWSISPGKAVLYSPDTKVPRTGELALRRAIPANTNMKAIQDSLEEISYLLRIPQRKPYGTMEGNVKRALKIATDEKDSILASVPTNLKEKGSTLHASLIDGKGGLRALLDSINEKDPDKVSVGLASSLDTVAELELLQAPGLSFLLPEQYLKYPRLTGRGIVEFTIEKGDGSTFSPEAGGEARKTATIQIVIDGYSAPLTAGNFAKLVIDGAYNGARLYFTDQAILSDKGLDKNSGYSVPLEIKPSGQFEPLYRTTLSVQDGELPVLPLSVYGAVAMAHSETSEEYSSPYQFFFYLYDKRNAGLGGLSFDEGQFTVFGYTTIGREILPQIKTGDVIQSAKLVEGLDRLILPNES comes from the exons ATGGCTTTCCCGTTACCCTCCGCCATTGCCACCCACAAGCTTGCTCTCAATGTTCGTGTCCCTTCCTCAACTCGAAGGCAAATTTTAAAGCCTACCCATTTCATATTTTGCttcaatagcaaaatcccagaAAGATCGGCCCGCTTCAGAATTCCTTGCTTGTCCATAAAAGATGTTTCTAag GAACTGGCAGACCAACCTGACATTCCAATCAGCTTGAACATGCCAACAAAAAGACATAAAAAGAAACTTGAGAGACTGATTGCTGTAATCTTATTGTTTATTCAATTTTCTTGTCCAATTCCTTTTGTTGGTTGGGACTCTTGGTCTATATCTCCTGGAAAGGCAGTTCTTTATTCTCCAGACACCAAGGTTCCAAGAACAGGCGAACTTGCGCTTAGGAGAGCTATCCCTGCTAACACAAACATGAAGGCTATACAG GACTCTCTGGAGGAAATTTCATACTTGTTAAGAATTCCACAAAGAAAGCCTTATGGAACCATGGAAGGAAACGTCAAGAGAGCTTTGAAG ATAGCAACAGATGAAAAAGATTCTATTTTGGCAAGTGTGCCGACAAACCTGAAGGAAAAGGGTTCAACGTTGCATGCATCTCTTATTGATGGAAAG GGTGGGTTGCGAGCTCTTCTTGATAGCATCAATGAGAAGGACCCAGATAAGGTGTCTGTAGGCCTTGCATCCTCACTGGATACTGTTGCTGAGCTGGAGTTATTACAG GCTCCAGGGTTATCATTTTTGTTACCCGAGCAATACCTGAAATACCCCAG GTTAACAGGGAgaggaattgtggaatttaccATTGAAAAGGGAGATGGTTCAACATTTTCTCCAGAAGCTGGTGGTGAAGCAAGAAAGACTGCCACAATTCAG ATTGTTATCGATGGATATTCAGCACCACTAACAGCAGGGAATTTTGCAAAACTG GTAATTGATGGGGCATACAACGGGGCAAGGCTCTACTTTACTGATCAAGCCATTCTCTCAGACAAGGGGCTAGATAAGAACAGCGGTTATAGTGTTCCTCTAGAAATAAAGCCATCTGGGCAATTTGAGCCCTTGTACAGAACAACATTAAGTGTGCAG GATGGGGAATTGCCAGTTCTTCCGTTATCTGTTTATGGAGCAGTTGCTATGGCACATAGTGAGACTTCCGAGGAATACTCATCACCATATCAGTTCTTCTTTTATCTTTACGACAAAAGAAAT GCTGGCTTAGGGGGGTTGTCATTTGATGAAGGACAGTTTACAGTTTTTGG ATACACAACTATTGGGAGAGAAATTCTTCCGCAGATAAAGACAGGGGATGTGATTCAATCTGCAAAGCTAGTGGAAGGTCTAGATCGCCTCATATTGCCAAATGAGAGTTGA
- the LOC107429883 gene encoding peptidyl-prolyl cis-trans isomerase CYP37, chloroplastic isoform X3 produces MQELADQPDIPISLNMPTKRHKKKLERLIAVILLFIQFSCPIPFVGWDSWSISPGKAVLYSPDTKVPRTGELALRRAIPANTNMKAIQDSLEEISYLLRIPQRKPYGTMEGNVKRALKIATDEKDSILASVPTNLKEKGSTLHASLIDGKGGLRALLDSINEKDPDKVSVGLASSLDTVAELELLQAPGLSFLLPEQYLKYPRLTGRGIVEFTIEKGDGSTFSPEAGGEARKTATIQIVIDGYSAPLTAGNFAKLVIDGAYNGARLYFTDQAILSDKGLDKNSGYSVPLEIKPSGQFEPLYRTTLSVQDGELPVLPLSVYGAVAMAHSETSEEYSSPYQFFFYLYDKRNAGLGGLSFDEGQFTVFGYTTIGREILPQIKTGDVIQSAKLVEGLDRLILPNES; encoded by the exons ATGCAGGAACTGGCAGACCAACCTGACATTCCAATCAGCTTGAACATGCCAACAAAAAGACATAAAAAGAAACTTGAGAGACTGATTGCTGTAATCTTATTGTTTATTCAATTTTCTTGTCCAATTCCTTTTGTTGGTTGGGACTCTTGGTCTATATCTCCTGGAAAGGCAGTTCTTTATTCTCCAGACACCAAGGTTCCAAGAACAGGCGAACTTGCGCTTAGGAGAGCTATCCCTGCTAACACAAACATGAAGGCTATACAG GACTCTCTGGAGGAAATTTCATACTTGTTAAGAATTCCACAAAGAAAGCCTTATGGAACCATGGAAGGAAACGTCAAGAGAGCTTTGAAG ATAGCAACAGATGAAAAAGATTCTATTTTGGCAAGTGTGCCGACAAACCTGAAGGAAAAGGGTTCAACGTTGCATGCATCTCTTATTGATGGAAAG GGTGGGTTGCGAGCTCTTCTTGATAGCATCAATGAGAAGGACCCAGATAAGGTGTCTGTAGGCCTTGCATCCTCACTGGATACTGTTGCTGAGCTGGAGTTATTACAG GCTCCAGGGTTATCATTTTTGTTACCCGAGCAATACCTGAAATACCCCAG GTTAACAGGGAgaggaattgtggaatttaccATTGAAAAGGGAGATGGTTCAACATTTTCTCCAGAAGCTGGTGGTGAAGCAAGAAAGACTGCCACAATTCAG ATTGTTATCGATGGATATTCAGCACCACTAACAGCAGGGAATTTTGCAAAACTG GTAATTGATGGGGCATACAACGGGGCAAGGCTCTACTTTACTGATCAAGCCATTCTCTCAGACAAGGGGCTAGATAAGAACAGCGGTTATAGTGTTCCTCTAGAAATAAAGCCATCTGGGCAATTTGAGCCCTTGTACAGAACAACATTAAGTGTGCAG GATGGGGAATTGCCAGTTCTTCCGTTATCTGTTTATGGAGCAGTTGCTATGGCACATAGTGAGACTTCCGAGGAATACTCATCACCATATCAGTTCTTCTTTTATCTTTACGACAAAAGAAAT GCTGGCTTAGGGGGGTTGTCATTTGATGAAGGACAGTTTACAGTTTTTGG ATACACAACTATTGGGAGAGAAATTCTTCCGCAGATAAAGACAGGGGATGTGATTCAATCTGCAAAGCTAGTGGAAGGTCTAGATCGCCTCATATTGCCAAATGAGAGTTGA
- the LOC107429883 gene encoding peptidyl-prolyl cis-trans isomerase CYP37, chloroplastic isoform X2, with product MAFPLPSAIATHKLALNVRVPSSTRRQILKPTHFIFCFNSKIPERSARFRIPCLSIKDVSKELADQPDIPISLNMPTKRHKKKLERLIAVILLFIQFSCPIPFVGWDSWSISPGKAVLYSPDTKVPRTGELALRRAIPANTNMKAIQDSLEEISYLLRIPQRKPYGTMEGNVKRALKIATDEKDSILASVPTNLKEKGSTLHASLIDGKGGLRALLDSINEKDPDKVSVGLASSLDTVAELELLQAPGLSFLLPEQYLKYPRLTGRGIVEFTIEKGDGSTFSPEAGGEARKTATIQIVIDGYSAPLTAGNFAKLVIDGAYNGARLYFTDQAILSDKGLDKNSGYSVPLEIKPSGQFEPLYRTTLSVQDGELPVLPLSVYGAVAMAHSETSEEYSSPYQFFFYLYDKRNIHNYWERNSSADKDRGCDSICKASGRSRSPHIAK from the exons ATGGCTTTCCCGTTACCCTCCGCCATTGCCACCCACAAGCTTGCTCTCAATGTTCGTGTCCCTTCCTCAACTCGAAGGCAAATTTTAAAGCCTACCCATTTCATATTTTGCttcaatagcaaaatcccagaAAGATCGGCCCGCTTCAGAATTCCTTGCTTGTCCATAAAAGATGTTTCTAag GAACTGGCAGACCAACCTGACATTCCAATCAGCTTGAACATGCCAACAAAAAGACATAAAAAGAAACTTGAGAGACTGATTGCTGTAATCTTATTGTTTATTCAATTTTCTTGTCCAATTCCTTTTGTTGGTTGGGACTCTTGGTCTATATCTCCTGGAAAGGCAGTTCTTTATTCTCCAGACACCAAGGTTCCAAGAACAGGCGAACTTGCGCTTAGGAGAGCTATCCCTGCTAACACAAACATGAAGGCTATACAG GACTCTCTGGAGGAAATTTCATACTTGTTAAGAATTCCACAAAGAAAGCCTTATGGAACCATGGAAGGAAACGTCAAGAGAGCTTTGAAG ATAGCAACAGATGAAAAAGATTCTATTTTGGCAAGTGTGCCGACAAACCTGAAGGAAAAGGGTTCAACGTTGCATGCATCTCTTATTGATGGAAAG GGTGGGTTGCGAGCTCTTCTTGATAGCATCAATGAGAAGGACCCAGATAAGGTGTCTGTAGGCCTTGCATCCTCACTGGATACTGTTGCTGAGCTGGAGTTATTACAG GCTCCAGGGTTATCATTTTTGTTACCCGAGCAATACCTGAAATACCCCAG GTTAACAGGGAgaggaattgtggaatttaccATTGAAAAGGGAGATGGTTCAACATTTTCTCCAGAAGCTGGTGGTGAAGCAAGAAAGACTGCCACAATTCAG ATTGTTATCGATGGATATTCAGCACCACTAACAGCAGGGAATTTTGCAAAACTG GTAATTGATGGGGCATACAACGGGGCAAGGCTCTACTTTACTGATCAAGCCATTCTCTCAGACAAGGGGCTAGATAAGAACAGCGGTTATAGTGTTCCTCTAGAAATAAAGCCATCTGGGCAATTTGAGCCCTTGTACAGAACAACATTAAGTGTGCAG GATGGGGAATTGCCAGTTCTTCCGTTATCTGTTTATGGAGCAGTTGCTATGGCACATAGTGAGACTTCCGAGGAATACTCATCACCATATCAGTTCTTCTTTTATCTTTACGACAAAAGAAAT ATACACAACTATTGGGAGAGAAATTCTTCCGCAGATAAAGACAGGGGATGTGATTCAATCTGCAAAGCTAGTGGAAGGTCTAGATCGCCTCATATTGCCAAATGA